A section of the Symphalangus syndactylus isolate Jambi chromosome 19, NHGRI_mSymSyn1-v2.1_pri, whole genome shotgun sequence genome encodes:
- the ADORA1 gene encoding adenosine receptor A1 isoform X4 codes for MVVTPRRAAVAIAGCWILSFVVGLTPMFGWNNLSVVERAWAANGSIGEPVIECEFEKVISMEYMVYFNFFVWVLPPLLLMVLIYLEVFYLIRKQLNKKVSASSGDPQKYYGKELKIAKSLALILFLFALSWLPLHILNCITLFCPSCHKPSILTYIAIFLTHGNSAMNPIVYAFRIQKFRVTFLKIWNDHFRCQPAPPIDEDLPEERPDD; via the coding sequence ATGGTGGTGACCCCCCGGAGGGCGGCGGTGGCCATTGCCGGCTGCTGGATCCTCTCCTTCGTGGTGGGACTGACCCCTATGTTTGGCTGGAACAATCTGAGTGTGGTGGAGCGGGCCTGGGCAGCCAATGGCAGCATAGGGGAGCCTGTGATCGAGTGCGAGTTCGAGAAGGTCATCAGCATGGAGTACATGGTGTACTTCAACTTCTTCGTGTGGGTGCTGCCCCCGCTGCTCCTCATGGTCCTCATCTACCTGGAGGTCTTCTATCTAATCCGCAAGCAGCTCAACAAGAAGGTGTCGGCCTCCTCCGGTGACCCACAGAAGTACTATGGGAAGGAGCTGAAGATCGCCAAGTCACTGGCCCTCATCCTCTTCCTGTTTGCCCTCAGCTGGCTGCCTTTGCACATCCTCAACTGCATCACCCTCTTCTGCCCGTCCTGCCACAAGCCCAGCATCCTTACCTACATTGCCATCTTCCTCACGCACGGCAACTCGGCCATGAACCCCATTGTCTACGCTTTCCGCATCCAGAAGTTCCGCGTCACCTTCCTTAAGATTTGGAATGATCATTTCCGCTGCCAGCCTGCACCCCCCATTGACGAGGATCTCCCAGAAGAGAGGCCTGATGACTAG